From Pseudomonas sp. FP2335, the proteins below share one genomic window:
- the ltaE gene encoding low-specificity L-threonine aldolase yields the protein MSVIDLRSDTVTQPTPGMRDAMATAASGDDVYGEDPSVNHLEAEMAKRLGFEAALFVPTGTMSNLLALMAHCERGEEYIVGQQAHTYKYEGGGAAVLGSIQPQPLEVQADGSLDLHEVLAAIKPDDFHFARTRLLALENTMQGKVLPLAYLAKARAFTREHGLALHLDGARIYNAAVKLGVDAREIAQHFDSVSVCLSKGLGAPIGSVLCGSKALIAKARRLRKMVGGGMRQAGSLAAAGLYALDHQVQRLADDHANAQWLGDELRKAGYEVEPVQTNMVYVQVGDQAQALKAFAAERGIKLSAAPRLRMVTHLDVSRAQIEQVLATFVEFSRK from the coding sequence ATGTCTGTGATCGACCTGCGCAGCGACACCGTGACCCAACCCACCCCTGGCATGCGAGACGCGATGGCCACTGCCGCCAGCGGCGATGACGTGTACGGCGAAGACCCCAGCGTCAACCATCTGGAAGCCGAAATGGCCAAGCGCCTGGGCTTTGAAGCGGCGTTGTTTGTGCCCACCGGCACCATGAGCAACCTGCTGGCGTTGATGGCCCATTGTGAGCGCGGCGAGGAGTACATCGTCGGCCAGCAAGCCCACACCTACAAATACGAAGGCGGTGGCGCGGCGGTGCTCGGTTCGATCCAGCCGCAACCGCTGGAAGTGCAGGCGGACGGTTCGCTGGATTTGCACGAGGTGCTGGCGGCGATCAAGCCGGACGACTTCCACTTCGCCCGCACTCGCCTGCTGGCGCTGGAAAACACCATGCAGGGCAAGGTTTTGCCGCTGGCGTACCTGGCCAAGGCGCGGGCGTTCACCCGTGAACATGGCCTGGCGCTGCACCTGGACGGTGCGCGGATCTATAACGCAGCGGTCAAGCTGGGGGTGGATGCGCGGGAAATCGCCCAGCATTTCGATTCGGTTTCGGTGTGCCTGTCCAAAGGCCTCGGCGCGCCGATTGGCTCGGTGCTCTGCGGTTCGAAGGCGTTGATCGCCAAGGCGCGACGCCTGCGCAAGATGGTTGGCGGCGGCATGCGCCAGGCCGGCTCACTGGCGGCGGCGGGGCTGTATGCATTGGATCATCAGGTACAGCGCCTGGCCGACGACCACGCCAACGCCCAATGGCTGGGGGACGAGTTGCGCAAGGCTGGCTATGAAGTGGAGCCGGTGCAGACCAACATGGTCTACGTGCAGGTCGGCGACCAGGCCCAGGCACTGAAGGCGTTCGCGGCCGAGCGCGGGATCAAGTTGAGCGCCGCACCGCGCCTGCGCATGGTCACCCATTTGGATGTGAGCCGCGCGCAGATCGAGCAGGTGCTGGCGACATTCGTCGAATTTTCGCGCAAATGA
- the astB gene encoding N-succinylarginine dihydrolase has product MKSYEVNFDGLVGPTHNYGGLSFGNVASQSNSQQHSNPKEAALQGLQKMKALMDMGFVQGVLAPQERPDVAALRNLGFSGSDAQVIQQAAKDAMPLLVASCSASSMWVANAATVSPSADTADGRVHFTAANLNCKYHRSIEHPTTSRVLGAMFADQKHFAHHAALPAVAQFGDEGAANHTRFCREYGEAGVEFFVFGRSAFDSRFPAPQKYPARQTLEASQAVARLHGLKDAGVVYAQQNPAVIDAGVFHNDVIAVGNGEVLFYHEDAFLNTEQMLAELHGKLGKLGGNFQSVCVPRALVSVEDAVRSYLFNSQLLTRPDGSMLLIVPEECRVNERVWNYLQGLTASGGLIREVKVFDLKQSMQNGGGPACLRLRVALNETELAAVNPGVIMTAPLYDTLTQWVGKHYRDSLRETDLADPQLLLECRTALDELTQILKLGSVYPFQIN; this is encoded by the coding sequence ATGAAATCCTATGAAGTCAATTTTGACGGTCTAGTGGGGCCGACCCATAACTACGGCGGTTTGTCCTTCGGCAACGTCGCGTCCCAGAGCAACAGCCAACAGCATTCCAACCCCAAGGAAGCGGCGTTGCAGGGCTTGCAGAAAATGAAGGCCCTGATGGACATGGGCTTTGTGCAAGGCGTGCTGGCGCCCCAGGAGCGTCCTGATGTGGCAGCTTTGCGCAACTTAGGCTTCAGCGGCAGCGACGCACAGGTCATCCAGCAAGCCGCCAAGGATGCGATGCCTCTGTTGGTGGCAAGCTGCTCGGCATCGAGCATGTGGGTGGCCAACGCCGCCACGGTCAGCCCGAGTGCCGACACCGCGGATGGCCGCGTGCATTTCACCGCCGCCAACCTCAACTGCAAATACCACCGCAGCATCGAGCACCCGACCACCAGCCGCGTGCTGGGGGCGATGTTTGCCGATCAGAAGCACTTCGCCCACCACGCCGCGTTGCCGGCGGTGGCGCAGTTCGGCGACGAAGGCGCCGCCAACCACACGCGTTTCTGCCGTGAATATGGCGAGGCCGGCGTCGAGTTCTTTGTGTTCGGTCGCAGTGCGTTTGACAGCCGTTTTCCGGCGCCGCAGAAGTATCCGGCGCGCCAGACACTGGAAGCATCCCAGGCCGTTGCGCGCCTGCACGGTCTGAAGGATGCAGGCGTGGTCTACGCCCAGCAGAACCCGGCGGTGATCGATGCCGGTGTGTTCCACAACGACGTGATCGCGGTGGGCAACGGCGAAGTGCTGTTCTATCACGAGGACGCGTTCCTCAATACCGAACAGATGCTCGCTGAATTGCACGGCAAGTTGGGCAAGCTGGGCGGCAACTTCCAGTCAGTGTGCGTGCCGCGCGCCCTGGTCAGTGTCGAGGACGCGGTGCGCTCCTACCTGTTCAACAGCCAGCTGCTGACTCGCCCTGACGGCTCGATGCTGCTGATCGTGCCGGAAGAATGCCGCGTCAACGAACGTGTGTGGAATTACCTGCAAGGCCTGACCGCCTCCGGTGGGCTGATCCGCGAAGTGAAGGTGTTCGACCTCAAGCAAAGCATGCAGAACGGCGGTGGCCCGGCGTGCCTGCGTTTGCGCGTGGCGTTGAACGAAACCGAGCTGGCAGCGGTGAACCCAGGGGTTATCATGACCGCGCCGTTGTACGACACCCTGACCCAATGGGTCGGCAAGCACTACCGCGACAGCCTGCGCGAAACCGACCTGGCTGACCCGCAATTGCTGCTTGAATGCCGGACGGCACTGGATGAACTGACGCAAATCCTTAAACTGGGCAGCGTTTATCCTTTCCAGATCAATTAA
- a CDS encoding 6,7-dimethyl-8-ribityllumazine synthase, with product MQPTAIDSKSKNHHGERVAFIQACWHKDIVDQSRKGFLAEMIAQGYQESDIDFFEVGGAFEMPLHAKLLAKTGRYAGIVAAALVVDGGIYRHEFVAQSVVSGLMQVQLETEVPVFSVSLTPHHFHAGSEHHTFFYEHFVHKGQEAARTCADTLHKVRAIRRSEQKLAV from the coding sequence ATGCAACCCACCGCAATCGACAGCAAAAGCAAAAACCATCACGGCGAGCGCGTCGCGTTTATCCAGGCCTGCTGGCACAAGGATATTGTCGACCAATCGCGCAAAGGCTTCCTCGCCGAAATGATCGCCCAGGGCTACCAGGAATCGGACATCGATTTCTTCGAAGTCGGCGGCGCCTTTGAAATGCCCCTGCACGCCAAACTGCTGGCCAAGACCGGCCGCTACGCCGGTATCGTCGCCGCCGCGCTGGTGGTGGACGGTGGCATCTACCGCCACGAGTTCGTGGCCCAGTCGGTGGTCAGCGGCCTGATGCAGGTGCAGCTGGAAACCGAAGTGCCGGTGTTCTCGGTGTCGCTGACGCCGCATCACTTCCACGCCGGCAGCGAGCACCACACGTTCTTCTACGAGCACTTCGTGCACAAGGGTCAGGAAGCTGCGCGTACCTGCGCCGATACTCTGCACAAAGTGCGCGCGATCCGTCGCAGCGAGCAGAAACTGGCGGTCTGA
- the aruF gene encoding arginine/ornithine succinyltransferase subunit alpha gives MLVMRPAQMADLGEVQRLAADSPIGVTSLPDDVERLSDKIAASEASFAAEVSFNGEESYFFVLEDTETGRLAGCSAIVASAGYSEPFYSFRNETFVHASRELKIHNKIHVLSQCHDLTGNSLLTSFYVVPELVGSPWSELNSRGRLLFVASHPERFADSVVTEIVGYSDENGDSPFWDAIGRNFFDLNYAAAERLCGLKSRTFLAELMPHYPIYVPLLPDEAQEAMGQVHPRAQITFDILMREGFETDHYIDIFDGGPTLHARVSGIRSIAQSRVVPVKIGEMVKGVGRQYLVSNAQLQDYRAVMLELDYAPGKPVTLDLAAAEALGVGEGASVRLVAV, from the coding sequence ATGCTGGTGATGCGCCCCGCGCAAATGGCTGATCTGGGCGAGGTACAGCGTCTGGCTGCGGACAGCCCGATTGGTGTCACCTCCCTGCCGGATGACGTCGAGCGCCTCAGCGACAAGATCGCCGCCAGTGAAGCGTCCTTCGCGGCCGAGGTCAGTTTCAACGGTGAAGAAAGCTATTTCTTCGTGCTCGAAGACACCGAGACCGGCAGGCTCGCCGGTTGCTCGGCCATCGTCGCCTCGGCCGGTTACTCGGAACCTTTCTACAGTTTTCGTAACGAGACCTTTGTGCACGCCTCCCGCGAGCTGAAGATCCACAACAAGATCCACGTGCTTTCCCAATGCCATGACCTCACCGGCAACAGCCTGCTCACCAGTTTCTACGTGGTGCCCGAGCTGGTCGGTTCGCCGTGGTCGGAACTCAATTCCCGTGGCCGCCTGCTGTTCGTCGCCAGCCACCCCGAGCGCTTTGCCGACTCGGTGGTGACCGAGATCGTCGGCTACAGCGACGAGAACGGTGACTCGCCGTTCTGGGACGCCATCGGTCGCAACTTCTTCGACCTCAACTACGCCGCCGCCGAGCGCTTGTGCGGGCTGAAAAGCCGCACTTTTCTCGCCGAGCTGATGCCCCATTACCCGATCTATGTGCCGCTGTTGCCGGACGAAGCCCAGGAAGCCATGGGCCAGGTGCACCCGCGTGCGCAGATCACCTTCGACATCCTGATGCGCGAAGGCTTCGAGACCGACCATTACATCGACATCTTCGACGGTGGCCCGACGTTGCACGCGCGGGTTTCGGGCATTCGTTCGATTGCCCAGAGCCGCGTGGTGCCGGTGAAGATCGGCGAGATGGTCAAGGGGGTCGGTCGCCAGTACCTGGTGAGCAATGCGCAGTTGCAGGATTACCGCGCGGTGATGCTGGAACTGGACTACGCACCGGGCAAGCCAGTCACCCTGGACCTGGCAGCGGCCGAAGCGTTGGGCGTCGGCGAAGGCGCGAGCGTGCGCCTGGTCGCGGTTTAA
- the astD gene encoding succinylglutamate-semialdehyde dehydrogenase, giving the protein MMNSLYIAGSWLAGQGELFESRNPVTQQVLWAGNGATAEQVESAVQAARQAFPAWARRPLEERIGVLEAFAATLKKRADEIARCIGEETGKPLWESATEVTSMANKIAISVQSYRERTGEKSGPLGDATAVLRHKPHGVVAVFGPYNFPGHLPNGHIVPALLAGNTVLFKPSELTPKVAELTVQCWIEAGLPAGVLNLLQGARETGIALAANPGIDGLFFTGSSRTGNHLHQQFSGRPDKILALEMGGNNPLVVDEVADVDAAVYTIIQSAFISAGQRCTCARRLLVPQGAWGDALLARLVAVSSTIEVGAFDQQPAPFMGSVISLAAAKALMEAQELMLANGAVALLEMTQPQAQAALLTPGIIDVTGVTEREDEELFGPLLQVIRYADFAAAIAEANNTQYGLAAGLLSDSEARYQQFWLESRAGIVNWNKQLTGAASTAPFGGVGASGNHRASAYYAADYCAYPVASLETPSLVVPATLTPGITLI; this is encoded by the coding sequence ATAATGAATTCGCTGTATATCGCAGGTAGCTGGCTGGCTGGCCAGGGTGAACTGTTTGAATCGCGCAACCCCGTGACCCAGCAGGTGCTGTGGGCCGGCAACGGCGCCACTGCCGAGCAGGTCGAGTCTGCCGTGCAGGCTGCGCGCCAGGCATTCCCGGCCTGGGCCCGGCGCCCGCTGGAAGAGCGCATCGGTGTACTGGAAGCCTTCGCGGCTACCCTGAAGAAACGCGCTGATGAAATCGCCCGTTGCATCGGTGAGGAAACTGGCAAGCCGCTGTGGGAGTCGGCCACCGAAGTCACCAGCATGGCCAACAAGATCGCGATCTCGGTGCAAAGCTACCGCGAGCGCACCGGCGAGAAGAGCGGCCCCCTGGGCGACGCCACTGCGGTGTTGCGCCACAAACCCCACGGTGTGGTGGCGGTGTTTGGCCCGTATAACTTCCCCGGCCACTTGCCTAACGGGCATATCGTCCCGGCGTTGCTGGCGGGCAATACCGTACTGTTCAAACCCAGCGAGCTGACCCCCAAGGTCGCCGAGCTGACCGTGCAGTGCTGGATCGAAGCCGGTTTGCCGGCGGGCGTGTTGAACCTGCTGCAAGGTGCTCGGGAAACCGGGATCGCGCTGGCGGCCAACCCGGGGATCGACGGGTTGTTCTTCACCGGCTCCAGCCGCACCGGCAATCATCTGCACCAGCAATTCTCCGGGCGCCCGGACAAGATCCTGGCGCTGGAAATGGGCGGCAACAACCCGCTGGTGGTCGACGAAGTGGCCGACGTGGATGCGGCGGTCTACACCATTATCCAGTCGGCGTTTATCTCGGCTGGCCAGCGCTGCACCTGTGCCCGGCGCCTGCTGGTGCCGCAAGGCGCGTGGGGCGATGCGCTGCTGGCGCGGCTGGTCGCTGTGAGTTCGACGATTGAAGTGGGGGCATTCGACCAGCAACCCGCGCCGTTCATGGGCTCGGTGATTTCCCTGGCAGCGGCCAAAGCGTTGATGGAGGCCCAGGAACTGATGCTGGCCAACGGCGCCGTGGCGTTGCTGGAAATGACCCAGCCGCAGGCTCAGGCCGCGCTGTTGACGCCCGGCATCATCGACGTGACCGGTGTGACCGAGCGCGAAGACGAAGAACTGTTCGGCCCGCTGTTGCAGGTGATTCGCTACGCTGATTTCGCCGCGGCGATTGCCGAGGCCAACAACACCCAGTACGGCCTGGCCGCGGGTTTGTTGTCGGACTCCGAAGCGCGTTACCAGCAGTTCTGGCTGGAAAGCCGCGCCGGGATCGTCAACTGGAACAAACAACTGACCGGCGCGGCGAGTACCGCGCCGTTCGGTGGGGTAGGGGCGTCGGGCAACCATCGCGCCAGTGCGTATTACGCGGCGGATTATTGTGCATATCCGGTGGCGTCGCTGGAAACTCCATCATTGGTTGTCCCAGCAACCCTGACTCCTGGGATAACACTGATCTAA
- the astE gene encoding succinylglutamate desuccinylase, which produces MLALGKLLELTLAGREPAQKIQLTVGGVQMRWLSEGALEVRPPQAQDNGSDLLLSSGIHGNETAPIELLDRLLHGIARGEIKPRNRILFLFGNPEAMRRGERYLELDVNRLFNGRHEQNIGPEAMRAAELEQLARSFFSQPGRARLHYDLHTAIRGSKIEQFALYPWKAGRQHSRRELARLRAAGMEAVLLQNKTSITFTAFTYEQLDAEAFTLELGKARPFGQNQGVDVSRLEARLKQIIEGTEPADDSLDGLQLFAVSREVIKHSDAFLLHLPADVENFSPLDKGYLLAEDVAKTRWVIEEEGARIIFPNPKVKNGLRAGILIVPTTAQDLV; this is translated from the coding sequence ATGCTCGCCCTCGGCAAACTGCTTGAACTGACCCTCGCCGGTCGCGAACCGGCGCAAAAAATTCAACTGACTGTCGGCGGCGTGCAGATGCGCTGGCTCAGCGAGGGCGCGCTTGAAGTGCGCCCACCGCAGGCCCAGGACAACGGCAGCGACCTGCTGCTGTCGTCCGGGATCCATGGCAACGAAACCGCGCCGATCGAACTGCTCGACCGCCTGTTGCATGGCATCGCCCGTGGGGAGATCAAACCCCGCAACCGTATTCTGTTCCTGTTCGGCAACCCCGAGGCCATGCGCCGCGGTGAGCGTTACCTGGAATTGGACGTCAACCGGCTGTTCAACGGCCGGCACGAACAAAACATCGGCCCGGAGGCCATGCGCGCCGCCGAGCTGGAGCAATTGGCCCGCAGCTTCTTCAGCCAGCCGGGCCGTGCGCGCCTGCATTACGACCTGCATACCGCGATTCGTGGCTCGAAGATCGAGCAGTTTGCGCTGTACCCGTGGAAGGCCGGGCGCCAGCATTCGCGCCGAGAGCTGGCGCGTCTGCGCGCCGCCGGCATGGAAGCTGTGCTGTTGCAGAACAAGACTTCGATCACCTTCACCGCCTTTACCTACGAGCAGCTCGACGCCGAAGCCTTCACCCTGGAGTTGGGCAAGGCGCGGCCGTTCGGGCAGAACCAGGGGGTGGACGTGTCGCGCCTGGAGGCGCGCCTCAAGCAGATCATCGAAGGCACCGAGCCTGCCGACGACAGCCTGGATGGCCTGCAACTGTTTGCCGTGTCGCGCGAAGTCATCAAGCACAGCGATGCATTCCTGCTGCACTTGCCGGCGGACGTGGAAAACTTCTCGCCGTTGGACAAGGGCTACCTGCTCGCCGAAGACGTCGCCAAGACCCGCTGGGTGATCGAGGAGGAGGGCGCGCGCATCATCTTTCCCAACCCGAAAGTGAAAAACGGCTTGCGCGCTGGGATCCTGATCGTGCCGACTACCGCGCAAGACCTGGTTTAG
- a CDS encoding aspartate aminotransferase family protein, whose translation MSVEQAPVQRADFDQVMVPNYAPAAFIPVRGEGSRVWDQAGRELIDFAGGIAVNVLGHAHPALVGALTEQANKLWHVSNVFTNEPALRLAHKLIDATFAERVFFCNSGAEANEAAFKLARRVAFDRFGTEKYEIIAALNSFHGRTLFTVNVGGQSKYSDGFGPKITGITHVPYNDLAALKAAVSDKTCAVVLEPIQGEGGVLPAELAYLQGARELCDAHDALLVFDEVQTGMGRTGKLFAYQHYGVTPDILTSAKSLGGGFPIAAMLTTEALAKHLVVGTHGTTYGGNPLACAVGEAVIDVINTPQVLAGVNAKHDLFKARLEQIGKQYGIFTEVRGMGLLLGCVLSDAFKGKAKDVFNAAEKENLMILQAGPDVVRFAPSLVVEEADIKEGLDRFERAVKTLTQG comes from the coding sequence ATGTCCGTTGAGCAAGCCCCGGTGCAACGTGCCGATTTCGACCAGGTCATGGTGCCCAATTACGCACCTGCCGCATTCATCCCCGTGCGTGGCGAAGGTTCCCGTGTATGGGACCAGGCGGGTCGCGAGCTGATCGACTTTGCCGGCGGTATCGCGGTCAACGTATTGGGCCATGCCCATCCGGCGCTGGTCGGTGCACTGACCGAGCAGGCCAACAAGCTGTGGCACGTCTCCAACGTCTTCACCAACGAGCCGGCGCTGCGCCTGGCCCACAAGCTGATCGACGCCACCTTTGCCGAGCGTGTGTTCTTCTGCAACTCCGGCGCCGAAGCCAACGAGGCCGCGTTCAAGCTGGCCCGTCGCGTCGCGTTCGACCGTTTCGGCACTGAGAAGTACGAGATCATCGCCGCGCTGAACAGCTTCCACGGCCGCACCCTGTTCACTGTCAACGTCGGTGGCCAGTCCAAGTACTCCGATGGTTTCGGTCCAAAAATCACCGGCATCACCCACGTTCCCTACAACGACCTGGCCGCGCTGAAAGCCGCCGTTTCGGACAAGACCTGCGCCGTGGTGCTGGAGCCGATCCAGGGCGAAGGCGGCGTGCTGCCGGCCGAACTGGCCTACCTGCAAGGTGCCCGTGAGCTGTGCGACGCGCACGACGCTCTGTTGGTGTTCGACGAAGTGCAAACCGGCATGGGCCGCACCGGCAAGCTGTTCGCCTACCAGCACTACGGCGTGACCCCGGACATCCTGACCAGCGCCAAGAGCCTGGGCGGTGGTTTCCCGATCGCGGCGATGCTCACCACCGAAGCGCTGGCCAAACACCTGGTCGTGGGCACCCACGGCACCACCTACGGCGGCAACCCGCTGGCATGTGCGGTGGGCGAGGCGGTGATCGACGTGATCAACACCCCGCAAGTGCTGGCTGGCGTGAACGCCAAGCACGACCTGTTCAAGGCGCGCCTGGAGCAGATCGGCAAGCAATACGGCATCTTCACCGAAGTGCGCGGCATGGGCCTGCTGCTCGGCTGCGTGTTGAGCGACGCGTTCAAGGGCAAGGCCAAGGACGTGTTCAACGCGGCCGAGAAAGAAAACCTGATGATCCTGCAAGCCGGCCCGGACGTGGTGCGTTTTGCCCCAAGCCTGGTGGTGGAAGAGGCGGACATCAAGGAAGGTCTGGACCGTTTTGAGCGTGCTGTGAAGACGTTGACGCAAGGCTGA
- a CDS encoding M91 family zinc metallopeptidase: protein MLPDRNTDGAYVIDANTLTQNPRQEPTNERPGGPGFVEVHELIADENVRIERKLFRDEGVDQLCITTFDRNDTINLFAAAPAVDGLLTLTAQVNQPRYEITLDSRSQTLVLDTQGGDDRIHIDDNVSVPVFVFSGEGNDRILSAARTASLYTGPGDDFIWAINGRCHIEAGPGDDDVHGYQDIHMTVYGGPGNDTISGGTGSTYIDGGDGDDHIVGGQGHNILNGARGNDRIEAGPGSNVIYTGEGQDDVTRLKANDITYYSWKSSLTIDHSLLLHPEHLDQFPPGELAAHTVHIEPKELAHCGVAIQGSAQFVERVNDDLRMLLGSPTGQRLMAELEGAALASGRPVTIHEFYPKPNGQFIPDPASAALPFIENDQPGRPSYGGRIWYNTTDVQPGTPSIINLFHELCHAYNHVTGTLLRGTSLDGIDGTKPRFPVNNPELQAVGLPTAAQPFDFDRDPSTPPTTTNPPAFTENGLRMELGLPPRRQYLND from the coding sequence ATGCTTCCAGACCGAAATACCGATGGCGCCTATGTCATCGACGCAAACACACTGACCCAAAACCCTCGCCAAGAACCCACCAACGAACGCCCAGGCGGCCCCGGGTTCGTCGAGGTACATGAACTGATCGCAGATGAAAACGTGCGCATCGAGCGCAAACTGTTCAGGGATGAAGGCGTCGACCAGCTGTGTATCACCACCTTCGACAGGAATGACACGATCAACCTCTTCGCCGCCGCGCCAGCTGTCGACGGCTTACTGACGCTGACCGCACAGGTCAACCAGCCACGCTACGAGATCACCCTCGACTCGCGCAGCCAAACCCTGGTCCTCGACACTCAGGGCGGCGACGACCGGATCCACATTGACGATAACGTGTCAGTGCCGGTGTTTGTCTTCAGCGGCGAAGGCAACGACCGCATCCTCAGTGCGGCAAGAACCGCCAGCCTGTATACCGGCCCCGGTGATGACTTCATCTGGGCCATCAACGGGCGCTGCCATATCGAGGCCGGCCCAGGTGATGACGACGTGCACGGTTACCAGGACATCCATATGACGGTATACGGCGGGCCCGGCAACGACACCATCAGCGGCGGCACCGGTTCAACCTACATTGATGGCGGCGACGGCGATGACCACATTGTGGGCGGCCAGGGGCACAACATCCTCAATGGTGCCAGAGGCAACGACCGGATCGAGGCCGGGCCTGGCAGCAACGTCATCTACACCGGCGAAGGCCAGGATGATGTCACCCGGCTCAAAGCCAATGACATCACTTACTACAGCTGGAAAAGCAGCCTGACGATAGATCACTCCCTGTTGCTCCACCCCGAGCACCTCGACCAGTTCCCACCCGGCGAGCTGGCTGCCCATACTGTCCATATCGAACCCAAGGAGCTGGCTCATTGCGGCGTAGCCATACAAGGCAGCGCGCAATTCGTCGAGCGGGTCAACGACGACCTGCGGATGCTGCTCGGCTCACCCACCGGCCAACGGCTGATGGCCGAGCTCGAAGGCGCGGCACTGGCGAGCGGGCGTCCCGTCACGATCCATGAGTTTTACCCCAAGCCTAATGGCCAGTTCATTCCAGACCCCGCAAGCGCTGCGTTGCCATTCATCGAGAATGACCAGCCCGGGCGGCCGTCCTACGGTGGAAGGATCTGGTACAACACCACCGACGTGCAGCCCGGCACGCCCAGTATCATCAATCTGTTCCACGAGCTATGCCACGCCTACAACCACGTCACGGGCACCCTGTTGCGTGGCACCAGCCTGGACGGTATTGACGGCACCAAGCCTCGATTTCCCGTGAACAACCCTGAGTTGCAAGCCGTTGGTCTGCCAACAGCCGCACAGCCGTTCGACTTTGATCGAGACCCAAGCACCCCACCCACCACGACCAACCCCCCAGCGTTTACCGAGAACGGGCTACGCATGGAACTTGGGCTCCCGCCGCGCAGGCAATACCTGAATGACTAA
- the astA gene encoding arginine N-succinyltransferase, with protein sequence MIVRPVRSSDLPALIDLARSTGTGLTTLPANEERLTHRVGWAEKTFRGDAGRGDADYLFVLENDEGRVVGISAIAGAVGLREPWYNFRVGLTVSASQELNIYREIPTLFLANDLTGNSELCSLFLHADYRTGLNGRMLAKARMLFIAEFPQLFGNKIIAEMRGVSNDAGRSPFWESLGRHFFKMEFSQADYLTGVGNKAFIAELMPKFPLYSCFLSEDARNVIGKVHPDTEPALSMLKSEGFSYQGYVDIFDAGPAVECETSKIRAVRDSQALVLAIGTPGEDATPFLIHNRKREECRITAAPARLAAGTLVVDPQTAKRLQLVVGDQVRAVPLSAARESK encoded by the coding sequence ATGATCGTTCGTCCCGTACGCAGCAGCGACTTACCGGCCCTGATTGATCTGGCGCGCAGCACCGGCACCGGCCTCACCACCTTGCCGGCCAACGAAGAGCGCCTGACCCACCGCGTGGGCTGGGCCGAAAAAACCTTTCGCGGCGACGCCGGGCGCGGCGATGCCGACTACCTGTTCGTGCTGGAAAACGACGAAGGCCGCGTGGTGGGTATTTCCGCCATCGCTGGCGCCGTCGGCCTGCGTGAGCCCTGGTACAACTTCCGGGTCGGCCTGACGGTCAGCGCCTCCCAGGAGCTGAATATCTACCGTGAGATCCCGACGCTGTTCCTGGCCAACGACCTCACCGGCAATTCCGAGCTGTGCTCGTTGTTCCTGCACGCCGATTACCGCACCGGCCTCAACGGTCGCATGCTGGCCAAGGCGCGCATGCTGTTTATCGCCGAGTTCCCGCAACTGTTCGGCAACAAGATCATCGCCGAGATGCGCGGGGTGTCCAATGACGCCGGGCGTTCGCCGTTCTGGGAAAGCCTGGGGCGACACTTCTTCAAGATGGAATTCAGCCAGGCCGATTACCTCACCGGGGTCGGCAACAAGGCCTTTATCGCCGAACTGATGCCGAAATTTCCGCTGTACAGCTGCTTCCTTTCCGAGGATGCGCGCAACGTGATCGGCAAGGTCCACCCGGACACCGAACCGGCGCTGAGCATGCTCAAGAGTGAAGGTTTCAGCTACCAGGGCTACGTCGACATCTTCGACGCAGGCCCGGCGGTGGAGTGCGAGACCAGCAAGATCCGTGCGGTGCGCGACAGCCAGGCCCTGGTGCTGGCGATTGGCACGCCGGGGGAGGATGCCACGCCGTTCCTGATCCATAACCGCAAGCGCGAGGAGTGCCGCATCACCGCCGCTCCGGCCCGTCTGGCGGCCGGTACGCTGGTGGTCGATCCGCAGACCGCCAAGCGCCTGCAGCTGGTGGTGGGTGATCAAGTGCGTGCCGTACCGTTGTCTGCTGCTCGGGAGTCGAAATAA